TGCACGGGGAGCGTCTCGGGCACCAGGAGCGGGGGGACGGCGATCAGTGCGGCCGGGGTCCGCTGCCGGTCGTGCGGCGGCACGGCGAGGGCGTCCTTGAGGTGGACCATGCCGACGACCTCGTCGATGCGCTCCCGGTAGACGGGGAAGCGCGAAAGGCCGGTGGCCCGCGTGAGGTTGAGGACGTCGGCGGCGGTCGCGGAGACCTGCAGGGCGCTGACCTTCACCCGGGGGGTCATGACGTGCTGGGCGGTGAGCCCGGCGAGCGACAGAGTCCGTACGAAAAGGTCCGCCGTGTCCTGTTCCAGGGTGCCGGCCTGCGCCGAGTGCCGGGCCAGGGAGACGAGTTCACCGGGGGTGCGGGCCGAGGCCAGCTCGTCGGTGGGCTCGACGCCCAGGGCGCGTACGAGACGGTTGGCGACCGTGTTGAGCAGTGCGATCACCGGCCGGAAGGCGGCGGAGAAGGCGTGCTGCGGGCCGGCCACGAAACGGGCGACCTGGAGCGGTTTGGAGACCGCCCAGTTCTTCGGTACGAGTTCGCCGATCACCATCTGCACCGCCGAGGCGAGCAGCATCCCGAGGACGACCGAGACGCCGGGGACGGCGCCCTTCGGCAGGCCGGTGGCGGTGATCGGACCCGTGAGCAGCTGGGCGAGCGCCGGCTCGGCGAGCATGCCGACCACCAGGGAGGTGATGGTGATGCCGAGCTGGGTGCCGGAGAGCTGGAAGGAGAGTTCCCGCAGGGCCTTGACGACCGTGCGGGCCCGCCGGTCGCCGTCGGCGGCGGCGCGTTCGGCGTCCGGCCGCTCCACGGTGACGAGGCCGAACTCGGCCGCGACGAAGAATCCGTTGGCGAGGATCAGGAGGAAGGCTGCTCCGAGGAGCAGGAGGGGGATGGTCATGCCGCCGCCTCCGGGGAAGGGGCGGCGCAGGTACTACCGGACGATCCGTCCATTGCTGGAGGGATTCACTCCTCAAGTCGCAGGGGTGACCCCGCGGACCACGGGGGTCACTCTGGTGCGGGGCGGGGCGCATTGGCGCCGCCGTACACCAGAGTAATCAAGAAGAGGACGGGTCGGGCAGGGGCTCAGGCGTTCTCGGTGTGTGTGCCGTGCGATTCCGCCAGGGCGCGCAGCGTACGGGCGTCCCTGATCGCCTGGGCCTTGCCGATGCCGGGCTGAATACCGAGGGCGGGGAGGCTGGTGCCGTCGCTGAGGTCGAGGAAGACCCACGCGTCGCCGGGGCGCAGATTGACCCGGAGGATCTGCGCCCAGGCGAGCTGCCTGCGCGAGGTGAGGTTGACGACCGTGACGCCGGACTCGTCCGCGACGACCTTGGGGCGGCTGAGCAGGGCCAGTACGCCGAAGAAGACCAGCGCGGTGAAGATGAAGCTGACCTTGGAGCCCGGGGTGAGGGACTCCAGCATCAGCGAGATCACCGTGATGACGGCGAACATGACCGCGCCCACGCTCAGCAGCACGACCCGGGTACGGGTCGGCCTGAAAGTGACCGGCAGGGCGGGGAGTTCAGCGGCAGACATGGATGCTCGGTCCCTCAGAGGCGGCAGGCGTGGATGGCGGTGGTGAGGATGGCGCGTGCGCCCAGCTCGTAGAGGTCGTCCATGATCCGCTGAGCCTCCTTGGCCGCGACCATGGAGCGGACGGCGACCCAGCCCTCGTGGTGGAGGGGGGAGATCGTCGGCGACTCCAGGCCCGGGGTGAGGGCGACGGCCTGCTCCAGGTGCTCGACCCGGCAGTCGTAGTCCATCATCACGTACGACCGTGCCACCAGGACGCCCTGGAGGCGGCGCAGGAACTGCTGCACCTTCGGCTCGTCCGCGTCGGCGCCGGAGCGGCGGATGACCGCCGCCTCCGACTTCATGATCGGGTCGCCGAAGACCTCGAGCCCGGCGTTGCGCAGTGAGGTGCCGGTCTCGACGACGTCGGCGATGACCTGGGCGACACCCAGCTCGATCGCCGTTTCGACGGCGCCGTCGAGGTGCACGATCGAGGCGTCGACGCCGTGCTCGGCGAGGTGCTTGGCGACGATGCCCTCGTACGAGGTGGCGATCGTCTTGCCCGCCAGGTCGCCGATGCCGGAGACCGTGCCGGGCTTGGCGGCGAACCGGAAGGTGGAACGGGCGAAGCCGAGCGGCAGGATGACCTCGGCGCCGACGCCGGAATCGATCAGCAGGTCCTCGCCGGTGATGCCGATGTCGAGCTTGCCCGAGGACACGTAGATCGCGATGTCCTTGGGGCGCAGGTAGAAGAACTCGACCTCGTTGGCGGGGTCGACGAGGACGAGCTCCTTGGACTCCTTGCGCTGCTGGTAGCCGGCCTCATGGAGCATCGCCATCGCAGGTCCTGAGAGGGAGCCCTTGTTGGGGACGGCGATGCGCAGCATGGGTCGACTTCCTTGTGTGCGGAGGGAGTTGGGGTGTGCGGGGAGCGGGGTGCTCAGAGGTGGGCGTAGACGTCGTCGAGCGAGATCCCGCGGGCGACCATCATCACCTGGACGTGGTACAGCAGCTGCGAGATCTCCTCGGCGGCGGCTTCCTTGCCCTCGTACTCGGCGGCCATCCAGACTTCGGCGGCCTCCTCGACGACCTTCTTGCCGATGGCATGGACACCCTTGCCCACCAGTTCCGCGGTGCGGGAGGTGGCCGGGTCGCCGTTCTCGGCCTTGAGCTGGAGCTCGGTGAAGAGCTCTTCGAAGCTCTTTGAGGGTTTGTTCGCCATGATGGTCCTAAGAGTACGGGGTGCGGCCCTGCCACTCAGCGCCAGGGTTCGCTGACCGTGCGCAGCGTGGTGGCGGTGGCGACGGCGGCGGTGACCGCTTCGTGGCCCTTGTCCTCGTTCGATCCGGGCAGTCCGGAGCGGTCCAGCGCCTGCTCCTCGTTGTCGCAGGTGAGTACGCCGAAGCCGACCGGGACCCCGGTGTCCACGGTGACCTGGGTGAGGCCGAGGGTGACGCCCTGGGACACGTACTCGAAGTGCGGGGTGCCGCCCCGGATGATGACCCCGAGGGCCACGATCGCGTCGTAACCGCGGCCGGCGAGGACCTTCGCGACGACGGGGAGCTCGAAGCTGCCCGGCACGCGCAGGAGCGTCGGCTCGTCGATGCCCAGCTCGCTGAGTGCGCGCAGGGCGCCGTCGACGAGGCCGTCCATGATCTTCTCGTGCCACTGGGCCGCGATGACGGCCACGCGCAGGTCGCCGCAGTTCTTCACGGTGAGTTCGGGTGCGCCCTTGCCACTCATGTCTCTGTCTCTCCCTGTGCTTTCCGGCTTGCTGGTGTTACTGGTTGCCGCAG
The sequence above is drawn from the Streptomyces sp. NBC_01465 genome and encodes:
- a CDS encoding PH domain-containing protein produces the protein MSAAELPALPVTFRPTRTRVVLLSVGAVMFAVITVISLMLESLTPGSKVSFIFTALVFFGVLALLSRPKVVADESGVTVVNLTSRRQLAWAQILRVNLRPGDAWVFLDLSDGTSLPALGIQPGIGKAQAIRDARTLRALAESHGTHTENA
- a CDS encoding phosphoribosyl-ATP diphosphatase yields the protein MANKPSKSFEELFTELQLKAENGDPATSRTAELVGKGVHAIGKKVVEEAAEVWMAAEYEGKEAAAEEISQLLYHVQVMMVARGISLDDVYAHL
- the hisG gene encoding ATP phosphoribosyltransferase, which gives rise to MLRIAVPNKGSLSGPAMAMLHEAGYQQRKESKELVLVDPANEVEFFYLRPKDIAIYVSSGKLDIGITGEDLLIDSGVGAEVILPLGFARSTFRFAAKPGTVSGIGDLAGKTIATSYEGIVAKHLAEHGVDASIVHLDGAVETAIELGVAQVIADVVETGTSLRNAGLEVFGDPIMKSEAAVIRRSGADADEPKVQQFLRRLQGVLVARSYVMMDYDCRVEHLEQAVALTPGLESPTISPLHHEGWVAVRSMVAAKEAQRIMDDLYELGARAILTTAIHACRL
- a CDS encoding hemolysin family protein, translating into MTIPLLLLGAAFLLILANGFFVAAEFGLVTVERPDAERAAADGDRRARTVVKALRELSFQLSGTQLGITITSLVVGMLAEPALAQLLTGPITATGLPKGAVPGVSVVLGMLLASAVQMVIGELVPKNWAVSKPLQVARFVAGPQHAFSAAFRPVIALLNTVANRLVRALGVEPTDELASARTPGELVSLARHSAQAGTLEQDTADLFVRTLSLAGLTAQHVMTPRVKVSALQVSATAADVLNLTRATGLSRFPVYRERIDEVVGMVHLKDALAVPPHDRQRTPAALIAVPPLLVPETLPVQQLLERLRSEQPIAVVVDEYGGTAGVVTLEDIIEELVGEVRDEHDDAGDERPELAPVAPAEDGFPAWDADGSCRVLTLRRIGLEVPEGPYETVAGLVADLLGRIPAPGDRAELPGWKLLVRQVDRYRAERVRLVRTADVPALTEAVR
- the ribH gene encoding 6,7-dimethyl-8-ribityllumazine synthase; the encoded protein is MSGKGAPELTVKNCGDLRVAVIAAQWHEKIMDGLVDGALRALSELGIDEPTLLRVPGSFELPVVAKVLAGRGYDAIVALGVIIRGGTPHFEYVSQGVTLGLTQVTVDTGVPVGFGVLTCDNEEQALDRSGLPGSNEDKGHEAVTAAVATATTLRTVSEPWR